In Methylosinus sp. PW1, the sequence CGACTCGCTCACGCTCACGCATAATCACACCATGCTCGGTTTAAGGCTTTGTTCCGGAAGCCGCGATCTCTTCTTACGTTCAGGCTTTCGATTCGGTTCAAATCGGCGCAAAAAACGCCAGCCCGCGGTAAAGAAGAAGAAACCATGCCAGCGCGCATCCCGTCGCCCGCTGGCATGAATCTTCGAGATTTTCGCGCGTCGGCCGAATGTGCGTCCCAGAATGGCGCAGCGGCTCCCCGCTAAAGGACAAGGACAGCAGCGCCCATGCTCGCCAGGCAGACCGTCGTCTATTTCGCGGCCAATGTGTTCTCCGCAATCTTCGGCCTGCTCAACACCATCGTGTTCACGCGCGTCTTCGCCGTCGCGGCCTATGGCGATTATCTGCTGGGCTTCGCCTTCGCCACGCTTCTCGCCACTCTGCTCTCCAGCGCGCTGAAGCTCGCCATATTGCGCGAGCAGGCGAAGGGCGACGGCGCCGATATTCGCGGCGCGATCCTCGCCGCAATGGCGCTGCTCGCGCCGGCCGCTCCCTTGTTCTTTTTCGTGGCGCGGATGACGGGCCTCGCCGCGCCCGTCTCGGCGGCCGCCGTCATGCTGGCCTTCGCCGTCACTCTCTATGAGACGAGCCAGGAATCTCTGCGCGCGGCGCAGAAGGCGGTCGATTATCTGCGCGGCACGGTCTATCGCGCGCTGCTCGTTTCGGCGCTCGGCGTCGCAGTCGCTTTCGCGAGCGCCAGCGGAGCGGCGCTGCTGGTCTCTTCTTCCATTGCGCTGGTCGCGGCGACGGCGCTGTTCTGGCGCGCCTCCTGGGGCGACGCCCGGCCGCGGCTCGATCGCGCGCGCCTCGTCGAGATCGGCAAGGCCGGCCTGCCTTTCACCTTCTCGATGTCGCTGATGGCGCTGGCGAGCGTCGCCGATCGCTTTCTGCTCGCCGAGCTCTCCAGCGTCGCCGACGCCGGCCGCTATGGCGCGAGCGTCGATCTCGTGCGGCAGGCGCTCATCATTCCGGCGATCAGCGTCTCCACCGCCTTCGTCCCCATGGCGGTGCGGCTGCTGGCCGAGCGCGGCGAGGCGGAGGCGCGCCGCCATCTCGAGAAATCGATGGAGCTGCTGCTCGCCGTGGCGCTGCCGGCCTGCGTCGGTTTCGCGCTGGTCTCGCCGCAGATCGCCGATCTCGTGCTCGGGCCGGAGTTTCGCGAGACCGGGAGCTGGGCCATGCCCATTCTGGCGATGGCGGTGGTGTTCCAGATTCTGACGCAGCAATATCTGCACACGAGCTTTCTGCTCTCCAACCGCAACAGCTTCTATCTGATCAATACAGGCTCGATCCTCGCCTTCAATCTCATCGTCTCGGCGCTGCTGATCTATCGCTTCGGCCTCGCCGGCGCGGTGTGGGGACGTCTCGCGGCCGAAATGTTCGGCTGCGCGCAGGCCTATGCGCTGAGCCGCGCCGCTTTCGCCATGCCGCTGCCATTCGGCCGGCTCGCGCTCGTCGGCGCGGCGACGGCGGCGATGGCGCTCGCGGTCCACATGCTTTCGGAGAAGGTCGTGGCGCTGCCGCCGGCGCTCGCGCTCATCCTATTGGTCGGCGCCGGCGTCGCCGCCTATGCTCCCATCGCTCTCGCCTTCGATCTCGCGGAAGCGCGCGCGCTCATCGGCGGCGTGGCGCGGCGCCTCGGCGCGCGCGCCTGTCAGAGCCCCGTCGCCTAAAAGACGAAATTTGCGAACAGCCGCACATTGGCGCCGGGCATCGGAACCTCGTCCTTCTTATAGGAGACGCTGTTGCGTATGTCGGCGTTCAGCAGATTGTCGCCGACGATTCCGACGCTCACTTCCCGCGCCGGGAACTCCCCCTTGGGCAGCGTGACCCTATAGCTGATCTCGGCTTTCAGCAGATTATAGCCCTTGGTCGGCGTCTCGGCGATTTGCGCGATATTGTTCTGCGCGAAGGCGTGCAGATAGCTGACGCGCGCCAGCCAATTGGAATCGCGCCAGAAAACGCCGCCGCCCGCGCGCACGGGCGGAATGCGCGGCACATTGGCCCCATCCGAGAATGTCGCGCGCACCACGTCGAACTTGTTCTCGACGCCGAGAATTCCGCCCGCGAGCGGCAGCGCGTCCCATTGGCTCTGGAATTCGCCGCCGCGGAAATTCGCGTCGCGTTGCGAATAGAGCGCCTGATGGAGCGGGCCGCCGGCGCCGGCCGGCGAGCAGCTGTCGAAATCATCCGCGCAAGTCTCGCCGGAGAGGCGGCGATAGATGAATCCGTCGAAATGCGTGTAGAAAAACGTCGCCTCGAAGCGGAATGGCCCTTTGGCGCGGCGCAGGCCGACCTCCACCGTGTTCGCCGCTTCTATTCCGAGCAGCGGATTGCCGATGTCGAAAGTTCCCGTCGCGTCATGGACGCCATGCGAGAACAATTCCGGCCCACGCGGCGCGCGCTCGACATGCTGCGCGGTCAGGCTCCCGACCGTGTCGAAAGGCAGATCCTGCAACAGGCCGACGGCGATGCTCTTGGGCGTGAAATGGCGATCGTATTTGAAGGAGGTCGTCGGATCGAGGAAGAGATCGGGCGTCTGGCCCGTCGTCTCGACGCTCTCGATGCGGCCGGCGACCTGCAGGCGCAGCGCTTGGGTGAGCTGGAATTCGTTGAAGAGATAGAAGGCGATGCTGTGCGAGTCGGTAGGATCGAACAGATTGCCGCCGGCGCCGGGCGCGGTGAGCCGCTGATGCGCGCCCTGCACGCCGAATGCGGTGGTGAGCTTCGCGAAGCGCAGATCGAAAGGCGCGAGCTGCGCCTCGATCCGCGCCTCCTGCTCCTGATTGGTGAAGGTCTGCTGTATGCCCTCGGCGCCGCCCTCGAGACCGACCTCATTATGCTTGTAATCGCTCGCGCCGGCCCACAGGCGAATGGCCTCGATGAAGGAGGCGGGCGGGCGATATTCGCCTTTCACCGCCACTTTCGTCTGCCGCAACTGGATGCGCGTGCGGCTCTCCGTCGAATCCATGCCGGGGATGCGATAGACGCTCTCGAATTGCGTGACCGAGGCTCCGAAAAAGCCCCGATCGAAGATGTAGGAGCCGCCCGCCGACCAGCCGCCGGAGCGCATGAAGGAATTGGGCTGGCGTCCGAAGACCAGCGGCGCCGGATCGGTCGGCGCGAGATAAGGATAGGAGGGAATTGCGTAATTGCTCGTGCGGCGGCCGTGGGCGTCGGCGTGCAGCGCGAAATTGCCCTGGCCGACGTCGACCAGCGCCGCCTGCTCCAGCCCGGCGTCGACCGTCGAGACCGCGCTGCGCGTCTCCAGCCGCGTGCATGGGCCGGGGAGAGTCTCGTCGCCGCGGCAGGGCAGGGCCTCGGGAATGCGGTTGTTGGTGGCGTTGACGACGCCGCCGATCGCCTGCGAGCCCCAGCGCAAGGTGGCCGGGCCGCGCACCACCTCGACGCGATCGGCGCCGAGAGGATCGAGCGGCACGCCATGATCCTCGCCGAGCTCGGAGACGCCGCTGGAGCCGAGGCCGTTCTCCTGAATGCGGACGCGATGCGCGTCGAGGCCGCGGACGATCGGCCGGCTGGCGGCGCCGGGCGCGAAGCTGGAGCCGGTGATTCCAGGCTTGTCGAAGAGGAGATCGCCGAGCGTCGCGCCGCCGGAGCGGCGAATCTCGTCCGAATCGACGACCGTCACAGTGGCGAATTGATCCGCGACTATAGGCAGAGCGCCGCGCGTCTCCGGCGCGGCGGGCTGCGCCGTCGCCGGCGCGCGTCGAATCGGGCTCGACGCGGCGATGTCGATCTCGGGAAGCGCCTCCTGCGCGCCCGCCGGGCTGGAGCCGAGCGCCGCCAGGAGAATTCCGCCCGATAGAGTGAGGCGGATAGAAGTATTTTCCATGAATCTCGTCCCCGAGAGCATATGTTATAACATAACGTCGATAATGCGCCGGGGGCTCGGCCATTGTCAATCCGCTGCGCCGCCGCGCGCGACGAATGGGCGTGGAGGGCTTGATCGCGGAGCCGAAATCGGGCATAGGCTGCGCCCACGAGGTGCTGGGCGGTGATCCCGGCTACATGTAATTTTGTCCGGGGATCGACCGATGAAAGTCCGCAATTCGCTGAAGTCTCTACGTGCGCGTCACCGCGACAACCAGCTCGTGCGCCGCAAAGGCCGCGTCTATGTCATCAACAAGGTGCAGAAGCGCTTCAAGGCCCGCCAGGGCTGACGAACCGCCCGCTTCGCGCTGAATTCGATGACGCGCCGCCCTCGAGTGGCGCGTTTTTCGTTTCTCATGCGCCCATCAGCGCCAGAATATGCGCCGCGGCCGAGCGGCCGAGCGCCGTGAGGTCGTAGCCGCCCTCGAGCAGAGAGACGACGCGCCCGTCGGCGCTGCGCAGCGAGGCGTCGATAATGCGCTTGGTCGCCTCGCTATAGTCGCGCTCAGTGAAGCGCAGGCCGCCCAGCGGATCGTCCCTGTGGCCGTCGAATCCGGCCGAGATCAGCACCAGATCGGGCGCGAAATTTTTCAGCCGCGGCAGGATGCGCGTCGTCAGCGCCTCGACGAAATCATCCCCCGTCGCGCCCGCGAAGAGCGGGGCGTTGACGATCTGGTCGAACTCGCCGGTCTCGCTCGTCGCTCCTGTGCCGGGATAATAAGGCGCCTGATGGGTGGAGCAGAACAGAACCTGCCGATCCGCCCAGAACGCCTCCTGCGTCCCATTGCCGTGATGAACGTCGAAATCGACGATGGCGACGCGTCCCGCGGCATGGGCGGCGATCGCATGGCGCGCGGCGA encodes:
- the ykgO gene encoding type B 50S ribosomal protein L36, yielding MKVRNSLKSLRARHRDNQLVRRKGRVYVINKVQKRFKARQG
- a CDS encoding TonB-dependent receptor, with protein sequence MENTSIRLTLSGGILLAALGSSPAGAQEALPEIDIAASSPIRRAPATAQPAAPETRGALPIVADQFATVTVVDSDEIRRSGGATLGDLLFDKPGITGSSFAPGAASRPIVRGLDAHRVRIQENGLGSSGVSELGEDHGVPLDPLGADRVEVVRGPATLRWGSQAIGGVVNATNNRIPEALPCRGDETLPGPCTRLETRSAVSTVDAGLEQAALVDVGQGNFALHADAHGRRTSNYAIPSYPYLAPTDPAPLVFGRQPNSFMRSGGWSAGGSYIFDRGFFGASVTQFESVYRIPGMDSTESRTRIQLRQTKVAVKGEYRPPASFIEAIRLWAGASDYKHNEVGLEGGAEGIQQTFTNQEQEARIEAQLAPFDLRFAKLTTAFGVQGAHQRLTAPGAGGNLFDPTDSHSIAFYLFNEFQLTQALRLQVAGRIESVETTGQTPDLFLDPTTSFKYDRHFTPKSIAVGLLQDLPFDTVGSLTAQHVERAPRGPELFSHGVHDATGTFDIGNPLLGIEAANTVEVGLRRAKGPFRFEATFFYTHFDGFIYRRLSGETCADDFDSCSPAGAGGPLHQALYSQRDANFRGGEFQSQWDALPLAGGILGVENKFDVVRATFSDGANVPRIPPVRAGGGVFWRDSNWLARVSYLHAFAQNNIAQIAETPTKGYNLLKAEISYRVTLPKGEFPAREVSVGIVGDNLLNADIRNSVSYKKDEVPMPGANVRLFANFVF
- a CDS encoding lipopolysaccharide biosynthesis protein: MLARQTVVYFAANVFSAIFGLLNTIVFTRVFAVAAYGDYLLGFAFATLLATLLSSALKLAILREQAKGDGADIRGAILAAMALLAPAAPLFFFVARMTGLAAPVSAAAVMLAFAVTLYETSQESLRAAQKAVDYLRGTVYRALLVSALGVAVAFASASGAALLVSSSIALVAATALFWRASWGDARPRLDRARLVEIGKAGLPFTFSMSLMALASVADRFLLAELSSVADAGRYGASVDLVRQALIIPAISVSTAFVPMAVRLLAERGEAEARRHLEKSMELLLAVALPACVGFALVSPQIADLVLGPEFRETGSWAMPILAMAVVFQILTQQYLHTSFLLSNRNSFYLINTGSILAFNLIVSALLIYRFGLAGAVWGRLAAEMFGCAQAYALSRAAFAMPLPFGRLALVGAATAAMALAVHMLSEKVVALPPALALILLVGAGVAAYAPIALAFDLAEARALIGGVARRLGARACQSPVA
- a CDS encoding histone deacetylase family protein; the protein is MTRTLFFTHESGLAHNMGAGHPEQPERLRAIERELEAERFQHLIRVSAPAAEREALLRVHPESHLRAIEKAAPREGLVALDPDTLMCPDSLEAAFHAAGGATAAVDEVMKGAADTAFVCVRPPGHHAGPTTPMGFCIFNNVAIAARHAIAAHAAGRVAIVDFDVHHGNGTQEAFWADRQVLFCSTHQAPYYPGTGATSETGEFDQIVNAPLFAGATGDDFVEALTTRILPRLKNFAPDLVLISAGFDGHRDDPLGGLRFTERDYSEATKRIIDASLRSADGRVVSLLEGGYDLTALGRSAAAHILALMGA